Part of the Marinobacterium rhizophilum genome is shown below.
CTCAACTTCCAACCCTGTACCTCTTACAACACCTCGGCGGAAAGTGTTGACGATATGATTTGGGCTTGCATAGAACACATCGCTTTTTTTTGTGGTCATGATTGATACCTCACTGATTTTCGGCTTGCGTAGTGGTATTGACTATAGATCAAGGAAATTTGTAATTCTAGATCTGAAATTTAAGATTTAAATAAGTTAAGCATTTTGTTCGAGCCGTGTCAATCATTGGCTTCTAGAGTAATTCTCCAATATCTACATCGATTGATGTCCCAGGTCGTGAAGTACTGACGTAAATGGACGGCGATTACACCTTGTCGGTGCTCTGCTATGCGGCGACAGCTCACCGATCGCACTGTTTCTCTGCGTCGGGAGCCGAGCCAGCACATCTTTCAGATAGGCGTAGGGCTTATGTCCGTTCAGTTTGGCGGGCAGGATCAGGCGATCAAGATTGCAGCTGCCCGCTGCGCCCGCGAACAGCCAGTTACGCTGGCGTCGTGCTCTGGTGGAAATCCTGTCTTATGCAGGCGGCTTTGATCGCAGCACTGCCAATAGCTGGGACTGGGCCAACGGCATTTTCGGCGGCAACAGGCGCTCGTTCTCGCGGCTACGTAGGATGCCATCAAGATAGGGTATGAATCGCCGGAGCTGAACGGCTTCAGGTTTGTCGCCTCGATACAGCTGCAAGATACCTTTGCCGGCTTTGCTGGCCCCGGCACTGCGCCGAAGGATCAGGGCAGCTGGAGCGATCTCGGGCTCAAGGATGATGAGTATGAACTCGCTGCGCAGTGGACCGGCAAGCCTGTCAGTGGCCTCAGGCTCAGTGCAGGGGTGGTGCACAGCTCGGTGCATGTGGTGAATGAAGACATGCTGCAGAAAAGTACCGATATTGGTTTCCAGGTCGGCAAAACCCTGGACTCCGGCGCGACGGTCAGCACCAGCGCTTACTATACCTATGAATACTACGACAATGATGTTTGCCGACCGCCACTTTGAAGACGAACAACTGCAGGCCGGCGTTGACTGGAGCAAGGGCGATTGGAAACTGGGTGTCAACTATACTGAAGCTTGTGATAGCTACAGCCCGCCGGCGACGGCATTGCTCGATACTAGTGGCCATGAAAGTAGCTGGTAACATGATACTACCACAGTAATTGTGGGCACGGTTTTAAGCGACGTATCGGGACTTAAATGCCTCCGGACTCATGAATCCGATCTCACTGATCAAGGTTAAAAGTCTGGATTATATTAATTCAGGCTTGATCTGACACCTGCCTTGGCGACTTTTCAGTCGACGGTGGTTGAAATGACATGGGCGGCAACATCGTCCGTAAGAAGTTGTAACCGCTGCCCTAGTATTTGCCAAGCCTCTTGCATCTCCTTGGCATAGTTGTGCCGTTGATACGTGCGCTTCACTTTGTTTTCTTCGGTATGGTTCAAGCAGCGCTCTGCAACCTCCGGTAGCACCCCTGAGGCGACCATGATGGTAGCTCCGGTACGGCGGAGGTCATGTGGAGTCCATTTGCCACCAGGCATTAGCAAAGCCTGTCCATTCTGGCTTCGCCCGCTCATGGGTCCTTTCTCGTGTGGTCGTTGTCGATCAGTCAGCTGTTTGGTGATGGTCTTTGAGCTTACTGAAGCTGAACCGTCGCGGTTAGGGTAGCACCAGCGGCCTGCACCGGTCAGAGCATGAAGCTGTTCAAAGTGCCGAATTGCAAATGATGAGAGGTAGACGGTGTGAGGTTTCCCGTTTTTGCTGTTTTCGGCGGGGATGACCCATTCCTGTTTGCTGAGGTCAACATTTCGCCACTCAGCAGCTAGCAGTTCTCCTATGCGGCAGCAGGTGGAAAAGCAAATCCATACGGCAGCTTCCGTGGTTATTAGCAGCCCAGCGTTCGGGATTCCTTCCTGTAACTGGCGAATTTCATCATCCGACAATATACGATCTCGTTCGATGCTTGGTCCACCGATGCTGGTCTTGCTGATAGCTGCTGTTGGGTCGGCGTCGAGAATTTCACGTACAACAGCAAATCGGAACATCTGCCGGAGTGAGCTGAGTGTGACCTTCGCCATACGAGGTACGCCTCGTGCCAAAAGGGTGTCGGTAATGTTGGTGATATCGCGGCGGCGAACATCTTCAACAGCGATCGAACCGATTAGGGGGAACACTTCTTTGGTGAAGAGGCGACGCATCTCTGCGCCCTTGTCCTTGCGGCGCACCAAATCTACTTTTGCCCAATGCTCGAACAGCTCTGTTACAGTCCTTCGGCTGCGGTGCGTCTGATTCTCTTGTTCTAGGCGCACAAGCTCGATATCCCGCTCAGCCTGTCGCTGGCGCTCCTCTGTTTGAAGGTGCTCACGGATATTAGGTAGGCCGCTCTGGTGCAGTGCCGCCAACTCTTTGGCCTTCAATCTGGCTTGAGTCAGTGTGAGGTAACCTGGCTGCGCTTCCCGGCTATAGCTTCCGATGGGGAGCCGATCCCGGCGACCTTCACTATTGGTGTAACGGAAATAGAAGGAGCGCTGGCCGCTTGGTGTTATGCGGGCTATCAATACACCATGACCTCGAATAACGGTTTCATTCAGCCAGCGATCCTTGCTGTCTGGCTTAGCATTAATCTGTCGATCCGTGATCGTTGCCATATGAGTCGCTTCTCGTGCCCGTTCTGTGACCGTTTGAGAATAGCTTTGGTGGGATTCTATGGGAAGGCTATGGACAGAAAGAAGACATGTTTTAATCTAAGTTGTTGATAAATAAGTGAGTGTGGGATCGGGTGGGATTGGTCTGGACGTTCAATTTCTTTTATGGGGTGCAAGGGGTCGAAGAGTTATGGTGATTTCTGGTGTACGGGGAGATAGGAGGGATGGCGTATCCTGTTGATTGATCACGACCAAGATCTCAATCAACAGAGGTGATACGCCATGACCGATTTTACCCTGAGGGCTCTTTCACAACCAGAGGCACAGGCAGTAGATCCGCTGACCGAGCTGTTGCGTGCAGGGGCACGTGAACTGATCGCACACGCCGTCGAAGCCGAGCTTCAGGGGCTTCTGAATCAGCACGCCGAATCCCGGCTCCCAGATGGCCGCCAGGCCGTGGTTCGCAATGGCTATTTGCCTGAACGTACCGTCCAGACTGGTATCGGT
Proteins encoded:
- a CDS encoding tyrosine-type recombinase/integrase, whose protein sequence is MATITDRQINAKPDSKDRWLNETVIRGHGVLIARITPSGQRSFYFRYTNSEGRRDRLPIGSYSREAQPGYLTLTQARLKAKELAALHQSGLPNIREHLQTEERQRQAERDIELVRLEQENQTHRSRRTVTELFEHWAKVDLVRRKDKGAEMRRLFTKEVFPLIGSIAVEDVRRRDITNITDTLLARGVPRMAKVTLSSLRQMFRFAVVREILDADPTAAISKTSIGGPSIERDRILSDDEIRQLQEGIPNAGLLITTEAAVWICFSTCCRIGELLAAEWRNVDLSKQEWVIPAENSKNGKPHTVYLSSFAIRHFEQLHALTGAGRWCYPNRDGSASVSSKTITKQLTDRQRPHEKGPMSGRSQNGQALLMPGGKWTPHDLRRTGATIMVASGVLPEVAERCLNHTEENKVKRTYQRHNYAKEMQEAWQILGQRLQLLTDDVAAHVISTTVD